From the genome of Muricauda sp. SCSIO 64092, one region includes:
- a CDS encoding response regulator transcription factor — protein sequence MIKVIIADDHRIFREGIVALLADEKNIEVIAESNNGQELMNLLKGLKPNVILMDIEMPIMNGIDCTWEIVAKYPSIKIIALSMHIQSAFIKQMLKAGVHGYLQKDIGKKELVKAIETVMKTGSYFGDKIGNLVLLSLRENEKSHELTPREKEIIQLIVNQNTTDEIANILHISKYTVESHRQNILLKLDLRNTAGLVKYAIENAIVVEK from the coding sequence ATGATCAAGGTAATAATAGCAGATGACCACCGAATATTCCGGGAAGGAATAGTGGCGCTCCTGGCCGATGAAAAAAACATAGAAGTTATTGCCGAATCCAACAATGGGCAAGAATTGATGAACCTATTGAAAGGGCTGAAACCCAATGTGATTTTGATGGACATTGAGATGCCCATTATGAATGGTATTGATTGTACCTGGGAAATCGTGGCCAAGTATCCCTCCATAAAAATTATCGCACTTTCCATGCATATTCAGTCCGCCTTTATCAAACAAATGCTAAAAGCCGGGGTCCACGGATACCTGCAAAAAGACATTGGCAAGAAAGAATTGGTAAAAGCGATTGAGACCGTTATGAAAACAGGTAGTTATTTTGGTGACAAAATAGGCAACCTGGTCCTGTTGAGCCTCAGGGAAAATGAAAAAAGTCACGAACTCACCCCCCGGGAAAAGGAAATCATCCAATTGATCGTGAACCAGAACACTACTGATGAAATTGCCAATATTCTGCACATTAGTAAGTACACGGTAGAATCGCATCGACAGAACATTTTATTGAAATTGGATTTGCGCAATACCGCCGGATTGGTGAAATACGCGATTGAAAATGCCATCGTAGTGGAAAAATGA
- a CDS encoding tetratricopeptide repeat protein, with translation MSCYIKKLCIAFLVLISNGIFSTQGVYAVDTVFLNSDTALKPIQQPELDQLMANSTAGSVLLKLERYFRERKAYSKYHSSDKKIRLLSLNTLTNYLIETKALDSALNVNERALKIQLDTNKELMVEAYHNAATIQYELSYYNDGMEWSLKALDLAQSIGDKKGQIEALNDAGITHWRFGNITKAKEYLEEALDMSRSDPVDYQSTILSNLGLVYLEEKNYEKAIELFESSVEIDIRKNEDHQIGITYNNLGLAYKQLNRFKGANMYLEKAYRISKANKDYKNVVLSLGNNSRVLAKLGMYDEASEKLDEALDILKMTGSSDGYAHIHYAYFLLNKEIGNYESALSNLQLHHTWKDSVLLKNNKAKITELNLKHEARQKENEILRLSEQNLIQERDLLKKDRMIKTFVLGGLVLILLLISIAFIFLKRAELRKQKMIFDTIAKTEIEEQHRIARDLHDSIGTMLASLKNHLSLIMVKNQKSETALDQAKKMLTKSIEETRRISHNMMPEELIKFGLVSAIEGILDDVRVSSNMKVTFEHDMNNTVIDKSKELHIYRIVQELVQNSLKHSKSDFLTVILKCDDRHISLKVEDKGKGFEYVKEMANGYGLKNIQSRVAFLKGKLSIETQINKGSIVNLNIPLS, from the coding sequence ATGTCTTGCTACATAAAGAAACTGTGTATTGCCTTTTTGGTACTGATTTCCAACGGCATTTTTAGCACCCAAGGTGTGTATGCCGTTGATACCGTTTTTTTAAACTCCGATACCGCTCTTAAACCAATACAGCAACCTGAACTGGATCAGTTAATGGCCAATAGTACCGCAGGTTCCGTGTTATTAAAGCTGGAAAGGTATTTTAGGGAGCGGAAAGCCTATTCCAAATATCATTCGAGCGATAAAAAAATTAGACTGCTCAGTTTAAATACTTTGACGAACTACTTAATTGAAACCAAGGCGCTGGACAGTGCCTTAAACGTAAATGAGAGAGCCCTAAAAATACAGCTGGACACCAACAAGGAACTCATGGTAGAGGCCTATCACAATGCCGCCACCATCCAATATGAACTGTCGTATTACAATGATGGTATGGAATGGAGTTTAAAGGCCCTGGATTTGGCACAAAGCATTGGAGATAAAAAAGGACAAATTGAGGCGCTCAATGATGCCGGCATCACCCATTGGCGATTTGGAAATATTACCAAGGCTAAGGAGTATTTGGAAGAAGCCCTGGACATGAGCCGATCGGACCCCGTCGACTATCAGTCAACCATCCTTTCAAATTTAGGATTGGTCTATCTCGAAGAAAAAAACTATGAAAAAGCCATCGAACTTTTCGAAAGTTCAGTGGAAATCGATATAAGGAAAAATGAAGACCATCAAATAGGCATCACGTACAATAACCTGGGACTGGCCTATAAACAACTTAACAGATTTAAAGGGGCCAATATGTATTTGGAGAAGGCTTACCGAATAAGTAAAGCCAATAAGGACTATAAAAATGTTGTGCTGTCCCTTGGCAATAACTCAAGGGTATTGGCAAAATTGGGAATGTACGATGAAGCCAGTGAAAAACTGGATGAGGCCCTGGATATATTGAAAATGACAGGATCCAGTGATGGCTATGCCCATATTCATTATGCGTACTTCCTATTGAACAAAGAGATTGGGAATTATGAATCGGCTTTGTCCAATTTACAGTTACACCATACTTGGAAAGACAGTGTTTTGCTCAAAAACAACAAGGCAAAAATCACGGAACTGAATCTCAAGCATGAAGCCAGACAAAAGGAAAACGAGATTCTAAGATTATCCGAGCAGAACCTTATCCAAGAAAGGGACCTTCTAAAAAAAGACCGTATGATCAAGACTTTTGTACTGGGCGGGTTAGTATTGATTTTGCTCCTTATTTCCATTGCCTTTATTTTTCTAAAACGAGCGGAACTCAGGAAGCAGAAAATGATTTTCGATACCATCGCCAAAACAGAAATTGAGGAACAGCATCGAATTGCCAGAGATCTGCACGATAGTATTGGAACCATGCTCGCCTCCCTTAAAAACCATCTTTCCCTGATAATGGTAAAAAATCAAAAAAGTGAGACCGCTCTTGACCAAGCCAAAAAAATGCTCACTAAATCCATTGAGGAAACCCGAAGGATTTCCCATAACATGATGCCCGAAGAGCTTATCAAATTTGGGTTGGTTTCCGCTATAGAAGGAATTTTGGATGATGTAAGGGTGTCTTCCAATATGAAGGTCACCTTTGAGCATGACATGAACAATACCGTTATTGACAAGTCCAAGGAACTACACATTTATAGGATAGTACAGGAACTTGTCCAAAACAGCCTCAAACATTCCAAATCCGATTTTTTAACGGTAATTTTAAAATGCGATGACCGCCACATTTCATTAAAGGTGGAAGACAAAGGCAAAGGATTTGAATATGTAAAGGAAATGGCCAATGGGTATGGCCTAAAAAACATACAATCGCGTGTTGCCTTTTTAAAAGGAAAACTGAGTATAGAAACCCAAATCAATAAAGGATCAATTGTAAACCTTAACATCCCGTTATCATGA
- a CDS encoding MBL fold metallo-hydrolase yields the protein MKSGNRKWPLFLDRGTRITLTVFLSTITFSSGQEWRAVEVKTSKIADSIYFMEGILGFGGGNVTVSIGGDGVLLVDNMYDWMMPKLKKAVAEITDKKIEIAINSHFHGDHIQGNKSLKEGGTLVIGHKNLFERLEAYSRTKPQILDLLPTITFSDHLEIHFNGESVEMIHYPNSHTDNDIIIFFKESKVLHLGDIFFQGMFPAVYTSSGGNLKQLILSLEDILNRFPKDCKVVPGHGQVSTMQELGEYLDMLKKSTQIVENSIKSGKSLEEMVADKVLMEYDDLGNGGAQTTEEYLAMLYGLLKQ from the coding sequence ATGAAATCAGGCAATCGAAAATGGCCACTCTTTTTGGACAGGGGAACCCGAATTACGTTGACCGTATTCCTTTCAACCATAACTTTTAGTTCAGGCCAGGAATGGCGCGCGGTCGAGGTCAAAACATCAAAGATTGCGGATTCCATCTATTTTATGGAGGGCATACTTGGTTTTGGTGGTGGGAACGTTACCGTTTCGATAGGTGGGGACGGAGTCCTTCTTGTGGACAATATGTATGATTGGATGATGCCGAAGCTAAAAAAAGCGGTCGCAGAGATTACCGATAAAAAAATCGAAATCGCCATAAATTCCCATTTTCATGGAGACCATATTCAAGGAAATAAAAGCTTAAAAGAGGGAGGTACACTAGTAATTGGGCATAAAAATCTCTTTGAACGGTTAGAGGCATACAGCCGTACCAAACCACAAATTCTGGACCTGCTCCCAACAATCACTTTTTCGGACCATCTTGAAATTCATTTCAATGGGGAATCCGTGGAAATGATTCATTACCCCAATAGTCATACGGATAACGATATCATCATTTTTTTCAAGGAATCAAAAGTTTTACATCTGGGGGATATTTTTTTTCAAGGGATGTTTCCTGCGGTTTACACAAGTAGTGGGGGAAATCTAAAACAGCTCATCCTGTCCCTTGAAGACATTTTAAACCGTTTTCCCAAGGATTGCAAAGTTGTTCCGGGACATGGACAGGTGAGCACCATGCAAGAGTTGGGGGAATATTTGGATATGCTCAAAAAATCGACTCAAATTGTTGAAAATAGCATCAAAAGCGGAAAGTCCCTTGAAGAAATGGTAGCGGATAAAGTTCTTATGGAATACGATGATTTGGGCAATGGTGGGGCACAAACCACGGAAGAATACCTGGCAATGCTCTATGGCCTTTTAAAGCAGTAA
- a CDS encoding PHB depolymerase family esterase, whose product MKPILLYAITTLALHFTTCYGQNGAHREIQKGLSNEKQATHGMESRISIFEIPATNISRAVHFYESILDIKIEQMAVPEMEMGIFPYEGQMVMGVIIKGEGYRPSSDGVTIYLNGGPDLQVILNKVEKNGGKISVPKTSHADESGFFALFLDTEGNRIGLHSPNQISKSDERQSMKFKLMHIVLSILFLLLAGIIYVYRGIQKNTKNERIDFDGEVRTYKLYIPKSYHITEEPVPLLINLHGHSGNSWQQMLYADFRSIADKEGFIMALPQGMTYAPSNKSYWNAYYKEGNHNDIQFIASMIDTLIAQYHIDPNRVYVTGFSNGGAMCIALACDLQDKIAAIAPVSCTRTTEFPLVCNNSKPISVLMMHGTEDKFVKYGGGPLSVNEFISVSDEIEIWKKHNQTLDVPEVDTLAHANSRSISTVIRERYTSKTNDAEVLLYKIINGGHTWPGCPKWAEFISGNLGHTNQNIDASIEIWNFFKRHRLSRENE is encoded by the coding sequence ATGAAACCAATACTTCTATATGCTATAACAACACTCGCACTTCATTTTACGACTTGCTATGGCCAAAATGGGGCTCATCGGGAAATACAAAAAGGACTATCCAACGAAAAGCAAGCAACCCATGGAATGGAAAGCCGTATTTCCATTTTTGAAATTCCAGCAACCAACATTTCCCGAGCAGTCCATTTTTATGAAAGCATTTTGGATATCAAAATTGAGCAGATGGCCGTCCCAGAAATGGAAATGGGGATATTCCCATACGAAGGTCAAATGGTCATGGGTGTTATCATTAAGGGGGAGGGATACCGTCCTTCGTCCGATGGAGTGACCATTTACCTTAATGGCGGACCTGATCTTCAAGTTATTCTCAATAAGGTCGAAAAAAACGGGGGAAAAATCAGTGTTCCCAAAACCTCCCATGCAGATGAAAGCGGTTTCTTTGCGTTGTTTTTGGATACAGAAGGAAATAGAATTGGCCTACACTCACCGAACCAAATAAGCAAAAGTGACGAACGGCAATCAATGAAATTTAAACTAATGCATATCGTTTTAAGTATCTTGTTTTTACTGTTGGCCGGCATTATCTATGTCTATAGGGGCATCCAGAAAAACACAAAGAATGAACGTATCGATTTTGATGGGGAAGTAAGAACCTATAAACTCTACATACCAAAATCCTACCATATTACCGAAGAACCTGTTCCGCTATTAATAAACCTGCACGGCCATAGCGGCAATTCTTGGCAACAAATGCTTTATGCTGATTTTAGAAGCATAGCGGATAAAGAAGGTTTTATTATGGCCCTGCCACAGGGCATGACCTATGCTCCCTCAAATAAAAGTTACTGGAACGCCTATTATAAAGAAGGGAATCATAATGATATTCAGTTCATTGCAAGCATGATCGATACATTGATCGCACAGTATCATATTGATCCCAATAGGGTTTACGTCACTGGTTTTAGCAATGGAGGGGCCATGTGCATTGCCTTGGCATGTGATTTACAGGATAAAATTGCAGCGATTGCTCCCGTATCATGTACAAGAACCACCGAATTCCCTCTAGTTTGCAACAATTCAAAACCGATATCCGTATTGATGATGCATGGAACCGAGGATAAATTTGTAAAATATGGGGGAGGCCCACTTTCGGTGAATGAATTTATAAGTGTATCCGATGAAATTGAAATCTGGAAAAAACATAACCAGACCTTGGATGTTCCTGAAGTCGATACTTTGGCCCACGCCAATTCAAGATCAATATCCACTGTCATTAGGGAAAGATATACAAGCAAGACCAATGATGCGGAAGTACTGCTCTACAAAATTATCAATGGGGGACACACCTGGCCGGGATGTCCGAAATGGGCTGAATTTATCTCTGGGAATCTTGGCCATACCAATCAAAATATTGATGCCAGCATCGAAATCTGGAATTTTTTTAAAAGACACCGTCTGTCAAGGGAAAATGAGTAA
- a CDS encoding AraC family transcriptional regulator, whose product MQYLFVASGSLTLFIIALILGRKNRSLPNTILVVWLVVFVLNLVSLFVLYEATGPFSNAQHLILEFSEVSIFAHGPLLWLYTQSLTEEGFGLNRKHAYHFLPFGIGYLIFVIQIFGKMEMVPLLRNSITILKMGSLLVYLMLVLVKLKRHQVRVPHIFSNIEEKNLSWIGFLSWGILIIWAIASGSLLLDRLTTVHIPQYGGLIAHISTCIFIFLMGYFGLNQPSVFTGHQNVVFHSEAHNALKKEMKGEHSMKYKHSGLDVKGSKKIQKELLELMKTAKPYLEKELTLYNLAERLRVQPNHLSQVINSLEGKNFFDFINRYRVEAAKEKILLNHYQNLTLLGIAFESGFNSKASFNRAFKKLTGQTPTEYRKINE is encoded by the coding sequence ATGCAGTATCTCTTTGTAGCCAGTGGGAGCCTGACCCTTTTTATCATTGCCCTTATTCTTGGAAGAAAGAATAGGTCTTTGCCAAATACCATCCTCGTGGTTTGGTTGGTGGTGTTCGTACTCAATCTAGTGTCCCTTTTTGTACTTTATGAGGCTACTGGTCCGTTCTCCAACGCACAGCATTTAATACTGGAGTTCAGCGAGGTCTCCATTTTCGCCCATGGGCCATTACTGTGGTTATATACCCAATCCTTGACCGAAGAAGGTTTTGGCCTAAATCGAAAACATGCTTACCATTTCCTTCCCTTTGGTATTGGATACTTGATTTTTGTAATCCAAATCTTTGGCAAAATGGAGATGGTCCCTTTACTGAGAAATTCCATAACCATTTTAAAAATGGGCAGTCTTTTGGTATACCTGATGCTCGTACTGGTCAAATTGAAAAGGCATCAGGTGCGTGTCCCACATATTTTTTCCAATATTGAGGAAAAGAATTTAAGTTGGATCGGTTTTTTAAGTTGGGGAATCCTTATCATTTGGGCCATTGCCAGTGGTAGTCTCCTCTTAGATCGATTGACCACCGTGCATATCCCTCAATATGGCGGGTTAATTGCACATATTTCCACTTGTATTTTCATTTTCCTAATGGGCTATTTTGGTCTCAATCAGCCCTCTGTGTTCACGGGCCACCAAAATGTGGTGTTCCATTCGGAAGCCCATAATGCCCTAAAAAAGGAAATGAAGGGGGAACACTCCATGAAGTATAAACATTCGGGCCTGGACGTAAAGGGGTCCAAAAAAATCCAAAAAGAACTTTTGGAACTCATGAAAACGGCCAAGCCCTATTTGGAGAAGGAGCTTACCTTGTACAATCTGGCCGAACGGTTACGGGTACAACCCAACCATTTGTCCCAGGTGATCAATAGTCTCGAAGGAAAGAACTTTTTTGATTTCATCAATAGGTATCGGGTGGAAGCGGCAAAAGAAAAAATTCTCCTAAACCATTATCAAAACCTCACCTTGTTGGGAATAGCCTTTGAAAGTGGGTTTAATTCCAAGGCCTCATTCAATAGGGCATTTAAAAAGCTTACGGGACAAACCCCTACGGAATATCGAAAAATAAATGAGTAA
- a CDS encoding ABC transporter ATP-binding protein — translation MEVVPIIKTEALGKSFGEGSKSNTGIHNVNMEIKEGEFTIIMGSSGSGKSTLLYVLSGLDRPSSGQIFLNNTPIHKLDENTMTLFRRNHVGFVFQDHNLISELSLKENILIVGYLSKQDRRVVQTRAAMLMKELEIETLADRLPSQVSGGERQRCAIARALINTPKILMADEPTGSLNSAASEKVLSCFKAVHNEGQTILMVTHDPKSACYGDRVLFIKDGQVMDAFTFGTQNDLEARHEALLQWLRSLGW, via the coding sequence ATGGAGGTTGTTCCAATTATAAAAACCGAGGCACTGGGGAAATCGTTCGGTGAAGGTTCGAAAAGCAATACTGGAATCCATAATGTCAATATGGAGATCAAGGAAGGGGAGTTTACGATTATTATGGGCAGTTCGGGCTCAGGGAAATCAACGCTCCTGTATGTGTTGAGCGGGTTGGACCGACCCTCTTCCGGGCAGATTTTTTTGAACAACACCCCAATTCATAAACTTGATGAAAACACCATGACCCTTTTTAGGAGAAATCATGTTGGTTTTGTTTTTCAGGACCATAACCTGATTTCTGAGCTAAGTCTAAAGGAAAACATTCTCATTGTGGGCTATCTATCCAAGCAGGATAGGAGGGTCGTACAGACAAGGGCGGCGATGCTTATGAAGGAACTCGAAATAGAGACCCTGGCGGACAGACTACCGTCCCAGGTTTCCGGAGGGGAACGGCAGCGGTGTGCCATTGCCAGGGCCCTGATCAATACCCCTAAAATCCTAATGGCCGATGAACCTACGGGCAGTTTAAATTCTGCTGCCTCGGAAAAAGTGCTTTCCTGTTTTAAAGCGGTTCATAATGAAGGGCAAACCATACTTATGGTCACCCATGATCCCAAATCCGCCTGCTATGGGGACAGGGTTCTATTTATCAAGGATGGACAGGTAATGGACGCATTCACGTTTGGGACCCAAAACGATTTGGAGGCGCGCCATGAAGCACTACTGCAATGGCTTCGGTCCTTAGGCTGGTAA
- a CDS encoding ABC transporter permease, whose amino-acid sequence MKSLLLLNSKYLIKRKRAFVLVGLSLILTILLLSIALSLLRIIEQPFDITFNNQKASEILLLFDVRSDDKDKLVQWFSNQEEVWGVSEPSPFIMVNAPLIHKGGELDLSVQLTEHHSGHLVQDQIRILKGKNTGHPNHGEIWLPTHFEGNYGLQLGDTLGLNLNGELRELKISAFVVDPHYLSAIFNPTRAWVAPGELPFLAPLSELNNTMIGVRLKDGVDLDAFWKHFNASFDYSGKSLQHPLFKRAFTSVYTLLGAVLLIFSLMGLLISLLIIKHTVSSHVFSDHRQIGVLKGVGFTPGNMVLLYLMQLGILALIALPLGLVVSWFVVRMVVNWMVEPMGIPNFTYNLSGPIALSFGIVFLLVLLVSFFSARKAGLVKPVEAIRNTFQKKGNSGGRTSRAFSSLWLPLSLVLGGRLLSSKKKNLVFMGLHMAGIVFVITFCANISNSFDKIHSDRTCWGFDNADVVVNRKSSIILPLKHGELMEMLGTYKDEIRSISPFNYSNLFILSNENKAIKEIQGKVYSNALSKTGLGNIKGNHPVAPNELSLCIGTAEEFNKGPGDSVAVFIEGQKKVFTISGIYQDVGNLGQGFRLQEKAMLGLNPLFEPRFYGLELYQNADRDAFRSQLEEQFGETIQTELSVEERKAMVSMVMNVRMAVLTISLFFVLVLVLIIYNNQNSYIQQHKISFVKLKSLGFTSKDLRMVLLWKTVLNLGLGVSIGIPLSLWWSPKIMNMLTADIGLVRFPFIPYPIGMVMAIVALFVLGGTAAWFAGSAIRKINFRIISDV is encoded by the coding sequence ATGAAGAGCCTTTTACTTCTTAATTCAAAATACCTGATCAAGCGCAAAAGGGCGTTTGTTTTGGTGGGTCTTAGTTTGATATTGACCATTCTGCTGCTGAGCATAGCATTAAGTCTGCTCCGAATTATTGAACAGCCTTTTGACATTACGTTCAACAACCAAAAAGCCTCCGAAATCCTGCTGTTGTTTGACGTTCGGAGCGATGATAAGGATAAACTGGTACAATGGTTTTCAAATCAGGAGGAGGTTTGGGGAGTTTCAGAACCAAGTCCTTTTATCATGGTCAATGCACCCCTAATCCACAAGGGGGGCGAATTGGACCTGAGTGTCCAGTTAACGGAACACCACAGTGGCCATTTGGTCCAGGACCAGATCCGAATTTTAAAAGGGAAGAACACTGGCCACCCGAATCATGGGGAAATATGGCTTCCCACCCATTTTGAGGGAAATTATGGCCTTCAACTGGGGGATACCCTAGGGCTCAACCTAAATGGGGAATTGCGGGAGCTGAAGATTTCCGCATTTGTGGTCGATCCCCACTATTTAAGCGCAATTTTTAATCCTACCCGGGCTTGGGTGGCTCCAGGGGAGCTTCCCTTTTTGGCTCCACTTTCCGAATTGAACAATACTATGATCGGGGTTCGACTTAAGGATGGTGTTGATCTGGATGCGTTTTGGAAGCACTTCAATGCATCTTTTGATTATTCGGGAAAGAGCCTGCAACACCCCCTTTTCAAAAGGGCATTTACAAGCGTTTATACGCTCCTGGGTGCCGTTCTTCTGATTTTTTCGCTTATGGGACTCTTGATATCCCTGTTGATCATCAAGCATACTGTATCAAGTCATGTATTTTCGGACCACAGACAAATTGGGGTGCTTAAAGGAGTAGGATTCACCCCTGGAAATATGGTACTCCTCTACCTAATGCAATTGGGCATTCTTGCCTTGATAGCGCTTCCACTGGGTTTGGTGGTTTCATGGTTCGTTGTTCGTATGGTGGTCAATTGGATGGTGGAACCTATGGGCATCCCCAATTTTACTTACAATTTAAGTGGGCCCATTGCGCTGTCCTTTGGCATTGTTTTTCTGTTGGTTCTCCTGGTCTCCTTTTTTTCGGCTAGAAAAGCGGGTCTTGTAAAACCCGTTGAGGCCATTCGCAATACGTTCCAAAAAAAGGGAAATTCCGGGGGGAGGACATCCAGGGCCTTTTCTTCCTTATGGCTCCCACTCTCCCTGGTATTGGGCGGACGCCTTTTGAGTAGTAAAAAGAAGAATCTGGTTTTTATGGGACTACATATGGCCGGAATTGTTTTTGTTATCACCTTTTGTGCAAACATCTCGAATTCCTTTGATAAAATTCATAGCGACCGTACCTGCTGGGGTTTTGATAATGCCGATGTGGTGGTCAATCGAAAAAGCAGCATCATTCTTCCCCTCAAACATGGTGAATTGATGGAAATGTTGGGGACATACAAGGACGAGATACGATCGATTTCGCCATTTAACTACTCCAATCTGTTCATTTTGTCCAATGAAAACAAGGCCATCAAGGAAATACAGGGAAAAGTGTATTCCAATGCCCTTTCCAAAACAGGCCTGGGGAATATTAAGGGAAACCATCCGGTTGCCCCAAATGAGCTATCGCTCTGTATTGGTACTGCGGAGGAATTCAATAAGGGCCCAGGGGATAGTGTTGCCGTTTTTATCGAGGGACAAAAAAAGGTGTTCACCATAAGCGGAATATATCAGGATGTTGGGAATTTGGGACAGGGCTTTCGTTTGCAAGAAAAGGCAATGTTGGGGTTGAACCCCCTTTTTGAACCCCGGTTTTATGGCCTGGAACTGTATCAAAATGCAGACCGGGATGCATTTCGGTCTCAACTGGAAGAGCAATTCGGCGAAACCATCCAAACGGAACTGAGCGTTGAAGAAAGAAAGGCAATGGTGTCCATGGTAATGAATGTTCGGATGGCAGTCCTTACCATATCCCTGTTCTTTGTCCTGGTTCTGGTTTTGATTATTTACAACAATCAGAATAGCTACATCCAACAGCATAAAATCTCCTTTGTAAAACTCAAATCCCTGGGGTTCACCTCCAAAGACCTAAGGATGGTCCTGCTTTGGAAAACCGTCCTGAATCTAGGCTTGGGGGTGTCCATAGGAATTCCTTTATCCCTTTGGTGGAGTCCTAAAATAATGAATATGCTTACCGCCGATATTGGCCTGGTCCGTTTCCCATTTATCCCTTACCCCATTGGTATGGTAATGGCAATAGTTGCGCTTTTTGTCCTGGGGGGAACAGCCGCCTGGTTTGCCGGCTCGGCCATACGGAAAATAAATTTTAGAATAATCTCAGATGTTTAA